In the genome of Candidatus Electrothrix rattekaaiensis, the window CAGGCTTGCCACGAACAGATCATAGGAGCCGCTGTCCATAAAACTCACCGTTACATCCGCATCAAGACCGGTCAGTACCATATCGCCCCCTGCCGCAGGAACGATCACCTCCGGGCCGAGCGATCCTTTCAGGGGGCCAACCGCAAGAGTGATCTGATCATCTGCCCTGTAAATCGCCTCAAACCTGCACATCACCTGCTCCCCGGTATAGCTGCTCACTACCAGCGGCCCATCCATATCATCTCCGACAACAAATAACTTGGGCTGTATCGCCGTGACCACGTTGGTGGACCGCAGGTGGTTGGCATATTCACCTGTGCGCAGTTGTCCATTCTTGCTGTATCGCGACCGCACCGCAATGGTCTTCTCAACATTCGGGGGAGTTGCCGGCTCCCCGCCGAAATCAGGGGTAATGATGATTTTTGAGGGATTGTTGAGGCTGATCTTCTCCTGCTGCACGATGTGGCCGTCAGCATCGGTCAGGAACACGCCCTGAGTCGGGTCTGCTTCGTCAAAGCCGATATTGGAGCCGTCCAGACGGAACCCGTAGTCCCCGCGAATCCAGTTCTGAAGCTTAGTATTTGTGTCATACGCCCCGCCGATATCAGGAGACTTTTTTGAATACGGAAGCCGCTCGTATTTCGCCTGCTGTGCTACGTCCTGCTTCAGTACC includes:
- a CDS encoding DUF4469 domain-containing protein, with translation MPIQYKIIQNYLTNPPSSTARPIARKTLDYDALAKQIHLHNPTITVDTAKAVLEAFREEVIRQLADGNTINLSGFISFVTTLPVRLDLPTDDLPPECVDVKARPSVVLKQDVAQQAKYERLPYSKKSPDIGGAYDTNTKLQNWIRGDYGFRLDGSNIGFDEADPTQGVFLTDADGHIVQQEKISLNNPSKIIITPDFGGEPATPPNVEKTIAVRSRYSKNGQLRTGEYANHLRSTNVVTAIQPKLFVVGDDMDGPLVVSSYTGEQVMCRFEAIYRADDQITLAVGPLKGSLGPEVIVPAAGGDMVLTGLDADVTVSFMDSGSYDLFVASLLSYGRYMLEVCDLSTVGGE